In Nocardioides sp. WS12, the DNA window GTGATGGAGGACTGATCCCACAGTCTGCTTCGTTGCTGAGACCGGGCTGGTGACAGCGCGTGGAGCGACCCGCGAAACTACTATGAGCAGCCGTCACTGGCGGCGATGCTCGCTCCTAGACAAGCGGTCCCGCTCCAGCCGAACCGACCGTCCTGCGGTAACCAACCCGCGCATATCAGTCTGACCGCGCGTCGCCAACGACACGCTCGCCAGCACCCACCAGCAGCGAAGCTCGAGGCGCCCGCCCGGGACAACCAGGACGGGCGCCTCACCCTGCCCTTGACAAGAGATCCCTACATATCAGTAGGCCCCACCCTTGTGTCCGTCATCACGTTCAGGGCAGAGTTCCGCCTACTCTCGGGTAGGGCGGCATGGGGCCGCTCCCCTTCAGCCAAGGAGCAGCTCCAGCATGTCTCGGATTCTCGGAATCATCGCTGCCTGCGCGCTCGCTTTTGCGACGCTCACGCAGATCCCCCTCCCGGCCGCACAGGCCGCTCCGGTCAAGGCCCAGTCCGCCGGTCTGCTCGACGTGATCGTCACGCTCAAGCCGACGGCCGACGCGCAGGCGACCGCCAACGCCCTCGTGACGAACAAGGGCGGCCAGGTCACCCACGTCTACCAGAACGCGATCAACGGCTTCGCGGCCACGCTGACTGACACGCTCCTCACGGTGCTCCGCGGTGACGCCCGGATCCAGTCGATCGAACTCGACCGCACCCTGCGGATCAACGACACCCAGACCCCCACGCCCAGCTGGGGCCTGGACCGCGTCGACCAGCGCAACCTGCCGCTGAACAACGCGTACACCTACAACACCACCGCCTCGGGCGTGGACGTGTACGTCGTCGACACCGGCATCCTCACCACGCACCCCGACTTCGGCGGGCGCGCGGTCCACGGCACCGACGCGATCGACGGTGACAGCAACGCGACCGACTGCAACGGCCACGGCACCCACGTGTCCGGCACCATCGGCGGCAACGCCTACGGCCTCGCCAAGCAGACAAAGCTGATCGGCGTCCGCGTCCTCGACTGCAACGGCTCGGGCGCCACGTCCGCCGTGATCGCCGGTCTCGACTGGGTCGTCGCCAACCACCAGGCCGGCAAGTCAGCCGTCGCCAACATGAGCCTCGGCGGTGGCGCCTCCACGACCCTCGACGCCGCCGTGCGTCGCGTGATCGCCGACGGCGTCACCATGGCCCTCGCCGCCGGTAACGAGAACTCCGACTCCTGTGGTGTCTCCCCGGCCCGCGTCGCCGAGGCCCTGACCGTCGCCGCGAGCGACCGCAACGACGCCCGCGCCAGCTTCTCCAACCGCGGCACCTGCGTCGACCTGTTCGCCCCCGGCGTCGACATCACCTCGGCCTGGCTGAACAACGGCACCAGCACGATCAGCGGTACGTCGATGGCGTCCCCGCACGTCGCCGCGGCCGCTGCGCTCTACCTGGCCACCCACCCGGGCGCCTCGCCCGCCACGGTGAACTCCGCGGTCCTCGCCGCCACCACCAAGGGCAAGATCACCGGCACCGCGCGCACCTGCGTGCTGCTCATCATCTGCTCGGCGGCCACCCCGGCCAACCACCTGCTCTACACCGGCAGCTGACGCCCTCGCGGCGTACGACGTCACACCCACGGCAGGCACTAGCCTGTCGCCGTGACGTCGTACGCCGCTTACGGCACCAACCTCGACCCGGCCCGCATGGGCGAGAGGTGCCCCCATTCGCCCCTGCAGACCACCGGGTGGCTCACCGGGTGGCGGCTCACGTTCGGTGGCGAGGAGCACGGTTGGGACGGCTCCCTGGCCACGATCGTGCAGGACCCGTTCGAGCAGGTCTTCGTCGCTGTGTACGACGTCAGCCCGCTCGACGAGCCGAACCTGGACCGCTGGGAATCGGCCGACTCCGGCCTCTACCGCCGCACGAAGGTCCGGATCGCGACCCTGGTCGGCGAGGTCGTGGCGTGGACCTACGTCCTGGACGCCTATGAGGGCGGGTTGCCCTCGGCGTCGTACCTCGGTGTCCTGTCGAACGCCGCCGAAGCCGCCGACGCCCCCGCCGACTACGTGAACGCGCTGCGTCGTCGCGCGTGCCGCTCCACCGGCCTCTGAGGGCGTGACCCCGCAGAACGTGAATCGTTGTCACGTTCATGCGCATGCCCCGCCTGGCCGCCCTCTGTGGCTCCCTGCTCCTGGCCACCACGGTCGCCGCGTGCGGCACCGTCCAGAACGTCCCGGACGACGTCCCGCCCGTTGACGTCGCCCAGGACCTGCCGGTGGCCGTCCGCCCGGCGGAGCCCGGCCTGCGCTCGGTGATGTGGGTCGGCAACAACTGGGACGGCACCGCGAGCATCGTCGACGCCAACTCCCTCGAGGTCCTCAAGCGGGGCGTGAACCTGATCCCGGACAAGGCCCAGGAGAAGCAGGCCATCCTGCTCAACCCGGTCTCGACGGTCTTCTACCTCGCCATCAACGCAGGCCCCGGCCAGGGCCACGACCAGTACGTCGACGACATGTTCACCACGATGGACGGCAAGTACCTCGCCGTCTCCCGGCCGAGCTTCGCCGACGTCGTC includes these proteins:
- a CDS encoding gamma-glutamylcyclotransferase family protein, which produces MTSYAAYGTNLDPARMGERCPHSPLQTTGWLTGWRLTFGGEEHGWDGSLATIVQDPFEQVFVAVYDVSPLDEPNLDRWESADSGLYRRTKVRIATLVGEVVAWTYVLDAYEGGLPSASYLGVLSNAAEAADAPADYVNALRRRACRSTGL
- a CDS encoding S8 family peptidase, whose amino-acid sequence is MSRILGIIAACALAFATLTQIPLPAAQAAPVKAQSAGLLDVIVTLKPTADAQATANALVTNKGGQVTHVYQNAINGFAATLTDTLLTVLRGDARIQSIELDRTLRINDTQTPTPSWGLDRVDQRNLPLNNAYTYNTTASGVDVYVVDTGILTTHPDFGGRAVHGTDAIDGDSNATDCNGHGTHVSGTIGGNAYGLAKQTKLIGVRVLDCNGSGATSAVIAGLDWVVANHQAGKSAVANMSLGGGASTTLDAAVRRVIADGVTMALAAGNENSDSCGVSPARVAEALTVAASDRNDARASFSNRGTCVDLFAPGVDITSAWLNNGTSTISGTSMASPHVAAAAALYLATHPGASPATVNSAVLAATTKGKITGTARTCVLLIICSAATPANHLLYTGS